In Fusarium falciforme chromosome 10, complete sequence, a single genomic region encodes these proteins:
- a CDS encoding FAD-binding PCMH-type domain-containing protein, producing MATSLSGLDSVKHLVSSGVSTERPSRWSDTNIERPALIVTPKTEQDVQAALQVAKTNSLTVVASGGGHGTFVTVSPKTLYLDMKEFKAIELDKDKGTVRVGGGVVTGELSKALAKEGYYTPLPNSNAVGVVGCVIGGGNTPLNGLHGWMADIVVSFRVVTAGGDTLEVSSSSTGQELTLFNALCGAGHGLAVITSIETSAYPIANLNMPEGKVWTRSLVFPVSAIDTAAQLFLDLLRPPPAASITLLGMRSPPGTPAAGAPIIVLGYSYFGPAEEAEKHAAPLFQEDVVSKAVMANTLFVSMENINDKLDPLNTHGGHKAIASCRLEKTNIEAIKNAFQLWLSVTTKYPDSQKSPLALSSLNSTKPTELGQGHAGSVKFIEGRNRDISAQIVTICEKEETMAALTGFMDDTVAELRKGDPGTVPRSFPNNLRFGINLEEMFDKERLAKLREVKKLWDAEGLFWNPFEV from the coding sequence ATGGCAACCTCACTTTCGGGACTTGACTCTGTCAAACACCTCGTCAGCTCGGGCGTGTCTACGGAAAGGCCCTCGCGCTGGTCTGACACGAACATTGAGCGACCTGCTTTGATCGTCACGCCCAAGACCGAGCAAGATGTTCAGGCTGCTCTTCAAGTCGCCAAAACCAACAGCCTTACTGTCGTCGCCAGTGGTGGAGGCCACGGCACCTTTGTTACCGTGAGTCCCAAGACGCTATACCTGGACATGAAGGAGTTCAAAGCCATCGAGTTGGACAAGGACAAAGGAACGGTCCGAGTCGGTGGCGGTGTTGTTACCGGGGAGTTGTCCAAGGCTTTGGCTAAAGAGGGCTACTACACCCCCCTTCCCAACTCTAACGCTGTGGGCGTCGTGGGATGTGTGATTGGAGGAGGCAACACTCCTCTGAATGGCCTTCACGGATGGATGGCTGATATTGTCGTCTCATTCCGCGTCGTTACTGCTGGAGGTGACACTCTCGAAGTCAGCTCTTCATCAACCGGACAGGAACTTACCCTGTTCAATGCTCTCTGCGGAGCGGGTCACGGGCTGGCTGTCATCACGTCCATCGAGACATCTGCCTATCCTATCGCCAATCTCAACATGCCAGAAGGCAAGGTTTGGACTCGTTCGCTTGTCTTTCCGGTCTCAGCCATCGACACAGCTGCACAGTTGTTCTTGGATCTTCTACGTCCTCCCCCAGCCGCGAGCATCACCCTTCTGGGTATGCGCAGCCCGCCGGGTACACCAGCAGCCGGAGCCCCAATCATCGTCTTGGGATATTCATACTTTGGTCCTGCagaggaggctgagaagcaCGCCGCCCCGTTATTCCAGGAGGACGTGGTCAGCAAGGCTGTCATGGCCAACACGCTGTTTGTTTCCATGGAAAACATCAACGATAAGCTTGATCCGCTCAACACACACGGTGGGCACAAGGCGATTGCATCTTGTCGTCTGGAAAAGACAAACATCGAAGCCATCAAGAACGCTTTCCAGCTGTGGCTTTCAGTCACGACCAAGTATCCTGATTCTCAGAAGAGCCCATTGGCCCTCTCTTCGCTTAACAGCACGAAGCCAACAGAGCTTGGCCAAGGACATGCAGGTTCTGTCAAGTTCATCGAGGGCCGGAACAGAGATATTTCCGCCCAGATTGTGACCATCtgcgagaaggaggagacaaTGGCTGCCCTCACTGGGTTCATGGACGATACCGTCGCTGAACTCAGGAAGGGTGATCCAGGGACTGTCCCGAGGAGTTTTCCCAATAACTTGAGATTTGGGATAAATCTGGAAGAGATGTTTGATAAGGAGAGGCTGGCGAAGCTGAgagaggtcaagaagctgtGGGATGCCGAGGGACTCTTTTGGAACCCGTTTGAAGTCTAG